The following are encoded together in the Triticum dicoccoides isolate Atlit2015 ecotype Zavitan chromosome 6B, WEW_v2.0, whole genome shotgun sequence genome:
- the LOC119325100 gene encoding alpha-1,3-arabinosyltransferase XAT3-like yields the protein MSRSACSLNVGFVAGVLFVLLVYFLVQQQEAISSLSVATTAAVSQWMTDKQLIKAPGEIQQIKATGEILVASDVHRIADKQPTQDPVVASDVEPILDKEPIHDSEKGEVVCTTESETLGHSETCEVDGDVRTNGTALSVSLVPASWKERHEWMISPYSKAEIIVKNVTVTQLQDRAAAPPCTVTHSMPAVLFAIAGHAGNYWHDYTDILVPLFVASRRYRGEVTFLISNIQYRPEWLVKYETLLRGLSRHAWVGMDGDPEVRCFPHVTVGLRVDKELTIVPELVPGGPLSMADFTRFLHETYGLPRGAAVSLTREPDKKPRLLLIHRGHYRLLLNEPEIAQAAEAAGFETVVMELRANASETEQARLVNSFDVLLGMHGAGLTNALHLPPGGVLIQVVPYGNIESIARAEFSEPVTDMGLKYLDYSVSVEESSLLETLGPEHPAIKDPESIHRSGWTNTFEFYLAKQNVRINTTRFAPTLAQAFDHLRQQ from the exons ATGAGCAGAAGCGCGTGCTCACTCAACGtcggcttcgtcgccggcgtcctcTTTGTGCTCCTCGTCTATTTCCTCGTCCAGCAGCAGGAGGCGATCAGCAGCCTCAGCG TTGCCACTACGGCGGCAGTATCACAATGGATGACGGATAAACAGCTGATCAAAGCCCCTGGTGAAATACAACAGATTAAAGCTACTGGTGAAATAC TTGTCGCTTCTGACGTGCATCGGATCGCGGACAAGCAGCCGACTCAAGATCCAG TCGTCGCTTCTGACGTGGAGCCGATCTTGGACAAAGAGCCGATTCATGATTCAG AGAAAGGCGAGGTGGTGTGTACCACGGAGAGCGAGACCCTCGGTCACTCTGAAACCTGCGAAGTCGACGGCGACGTCCGCACCAACGGCACTGCCTTGTCGGTGTCCCTCGTCCCGGCGAGCTGGAAGGAGCGCCACGAGTGGATGATCTCGCCGTACTCGAAAGCGGAGATCATCGTCAAGAACGTCACCGTGACGCAGCTGCAGGACCGGGCCGCCGCCCCGCCGTGCACGGTGACCCACAGCATGCCGGCCGTCCTGTTCGCAATCGCCGGGCACGCGGGCAACTACTGGCATGACTACACCGACATTCTGGTGCCTCTCTTCGTCGCGTCGCGGCGGTACCGCGGCGAGGTCACGTTCCTGATCAGCAACATCCAGTACAGGCCGGAGTGGCTGGTCAAGTACGAGACCCTCTTGCGGGGGTTGTCCAGGCACGCCTGGGTGGGCATGGACGGCGACCCGGAGGTGCGGTGCTTCCCGCACGTCACGGTGGGGCTCCGCGTCGACAAGGAGCTGACCATTGTCCCCGAGCTGGTGCCGGGGGGACCCCTTTCCATGGCGGACTTCACCCGGTTCCTGCACGAGACCTACGGTCTCCCACGCGGCGCCGCGGTCAGCCTGACCCGGGAGCCGGACAAGAAGCCGCGGCTGCTACTGATCCACCGGGGGCACTACCGCCTGTTGTTGAACGAGCCGGAGATAGCgcaagcggcggaggcggcggggttcGAGACAGTGGTGATGGAGCTGCGGGCCAACGCGTCCGAGACGGAGCAGGCGCGGCTGGTGAACTCGTTCGACGTGCTGCTGGGCATGCACGGCGCCGGGCTGACGAACGCGTTGCATCTGCCGCCGGGTGGCGTGCTGATCCAGGTGGTGCCGTACGGGAACATAGAGAGCATCGCGAGGGCGGAGTTCAGCGAGCCCGTAACGGACATGGGGCTCAAGTACCTCGATTACAGCGTGAGCGTGGAGGAGAGCTCGCTGCTGGAGACGTTGGGGCCCGAGCACCCGGCGATCAAGGACCCCGAGTCCATCCACCGCAGCGGCTGGACCAACACGTTTGAGTTCTACCTCGCTAAGCAGAATGTCCGCATCAACACCACCCGCTTCGCGCCAACCCTGGCGCAAGCGTTCGACCACCTACGCCAGCAGTAG